Proteins encoded in a region of the Gemmatimonadaceae bacterium genome:
- a CDS encoding pitrilysin family protein, translating to MNAPRPRPGIPGPYEFPQSTKFTLANGLRVIVAPMNRLPLVSVIAVVDAGASGDVAGHEGLAMLTASALSEGTVDRDGPSLVEALERLGTTIESGADWDEASVQLTVTPSRLEDATALLAEVLTAPRFAEGDVNRLRAERLAELLQQRVEPRGLADERFARVVYAPNSRYAHPSGGTPASVRALTVEQVQDFYAARFSGATTTLIVVGDVTPERVRPIVERYLGTWSRPLQATAEVQATGRARTRDVHVVSKADAPQSELRVGHVGLPRTHHDYFPTVVMNAVLGGLFSSRINLNLRERHAYTYGAHSGFDWRRAAGPFVVGTAVKTEVTDAAVREILLEIDRIREAPVSTDELDLATKYLAGVFPIRYETTGAVASALALSTVYGLPDDYFSTYRDRITAVTRDDVLRVARAHLHPESMQILAVGNADAITEPLAALHLGTPSVTAADEGEDG from the coding sequence ATGAACGCGCCGCGCCCCCGGCCCGGCATTCCGGGTCCCTATGAGTTTCCGCAGTCAACGAAGTTCACGCTGGCCAATGGCCTGCGCGTCATCGTCGCGCCAATGAATCGACTGCCGCTGGTGTCCGTCATCGCGGTGGTTGATGCCGGCGCGTCCGGCGATGTCGCTGGACACGAAGGGCTGGCGATGCTCACCGCGTCTGCGTTGTCGGAAGGGACGGTGGATCGCGACGGACCGTCGCTCGTCGAAGCGCTCGAGCGGCTCGGAACGACCATCGAAAGCGGTGCCGATTGGGACGAGGCGTCGGTTCAGTTAACGGTGACGCCATCGCGGCTCGAGGACGCGACGGCGCTGCTGGCCGAAGTGCTGACGGCGCCGCGCTTTGCGGAAGGGGACGTCAACCGGCTCAGGGCAGAGCGGCTGGCCGAACTGTTGCAGCAGCGCGTCGAGCCCCGCGGCCTCGCTGACGAACGATTTGCGCGGGTGGTGTATGCGCCGAATTCGCGGTATGCGCATCCGTCGGGCGGCACACCGGCGTCGGTGCGCGCGCTGACCGTGGAGCAGGTGCAGGACTTCTATGCGGCGCGTTTCAGCGGGGCGACCACCACGCTGATCGTCGTTGGCGACGTGACGCCCGAGCGGGTTCGACCGATCGTCGAGCGATACCTGGGCACGTGGTCGCGACCGCTGCAGGCGACGGCTGAGGTACAGGCCACCGGCCGCGCACGCACGCGGGACGTCCACGTGGTGTCGAAAGCCGATGCGCCGCAGTCGGAATTGCGCGTGGGACATGTGGGGCTGCCGCGCACACATCACGACTATTTCCCGACGGTCGTCATGAACGCGGTGCTGGGCGGGCTCTTCTCGTCGCGCATCAACCTGAACCTGCGCGAGCGGCACGCGTACACATACGGCGCACACTCCGGGTTCGACTGGCGCCGCGCGGCGGGACCGTTCGTGGTGGGGACGGCGGTGAAGACCGAGGTGACCGATGCCGCCGTGCGCGAGATCCTGCTGGAGATCGACCGCATTCGCGAAGCGCCGGTGAGCACCGACGAACTCGACCTGGCGACGAAATATCTTGCGGGCGTCTTCCCGATTCGCTACGAAACGACCGGTGCCGTCGCGTCGGCGCTGGCCCTGTCGACGGTCTACGGCCTGCCGGATGACTACTTCAGCACCTATCGTGACCGCATCACCGCGGTCACGCGCGACGACGTGCTGCGCGTGGCGCGCGCACACCTGCACCCTGAATCGATGCAGATACTCGCCGTCGGCAATGCCGACGCGATCACTGAACCGCTGGCTGCCTTGCACCTGGGGACACCGTCAGTGACTGCGGCTGACGAAGGAGAGGACGGATGA
- a CDS encoding NUDIX hydrolase → MTEQTGTVSSRNIFTGRVVTLNVDQVRFPDGRVGEQEIIRHTGASVVVPFLSDPHGADPQLLLVRQYRYASNGYLYELPAGRPNPGETPAECAARELREETGCVAEHLEPLLSGYTTPGFTDEKLHLFVAHGITRHETKFDADEYVEAFPVTMSKALEMVRKGEIEDLKTGMGILYVAGFYCGG, encoded by the coding sequence ATGACGGAGCAGACCGGAACGGTGAGCAGCCGGAACATCTTCACGGGACGCGTAGTGACGCTGAACGTCGACCAGGTGCGCTTCCCCGATGGCCGCGTGGGTGAACAGGAGATCATCCGGCACACGGGGGCGAGCGTCGTGGTGCCGTTCCTGAGTGATCCGCACGGCGCAGATCCGCAGCTGCTCCTGGTGCGGCAGTATCGTTACGCGAGCAACGGCTACCTGTACGAACTGCCGGCTGGGCGCCCGAATCCGGGCGAAACTCCCGCCGAATGCGCGGCGCGTGAGCTGCGCGAGGAGACGGGGTGCGTGGCCGAGCACCTGGAGCCGTTGCTGTCGGGGTATACGACGCCGGGCTTCACCGACGAGAAACTGCACCTGTTTGTCGCGCATGGCATCACGCGCCATGAGACGAAGTTCGATGCCGACGAGTATGTGGAGGCGTTTCCGGTGACGATGTCGAAGGCGCTGGAGATGGTACGGAAGGGGGAGATTGAGGATTTGAAGACGGGGATGGGGATACTGTATGTGGCGGGGTTCTACTGCGGGGGGTAG
- a CDS encoding sigma-70 family RNA polymerase sigma factor, whose product MRQTALKVQPVVPFRKADLQTLDDNQLVTSYLDGVSFAFDVLVERYQTRLLNFVYRTVGDRERAEDLVQEVFIRVHRHLARFDRSKKFSTWIYTIASNLAKNELRNRARNPLVYFQTMTSGWEDEDRPLEFEDTSARPDDAFDRRHLRELVDAAVRRLPAHHRQVFVLRELDGRSYEEIAEMTNCNLGTVKSRLNRARAAFAEIVGPVL is encoded by the coding sequence ATGCGACAGACGGCCCTCAAGGTTCAGCCTGTTGTTCCGTTCAGGAAAGCGGATCTGCAAACGCTCGATGACAATCAGCTGGTCACCTCATACTTGGACGGTGTCAGCTTTGCCTTCGACGTGCTGGTCGAGCGCTATCAGACGCGGCTGCTGAACTTCGTGTACCGCACCGTGGGTGACCGGGAACGCGCCGAGGACCTGGTGCAGGAAGTCTTCATCCGCGTGCACCGGCACCTTGCCCGCTTCGACCGGTCGAAGAAGTTCTCGACGTGGATCTACACGATCGCGTCGAACCTGGCGAAGAACGAACTCCGGAACCGGGCGCGGAATCCGCTGGTCTATTTCCAGACGATGACGTCGGGGTGGGAAGATGAGGATCGGCCGCTCGAGTTCGAGGATACCTCGGCTCGCCCGGACGATGCCTTCGATCGCCGACACCTGCGGGAGCTGGTAGACGCCGCCGTGCGCCGGTTGCCGGCGCATCACCGGCAGGTCTTTGTCCTGCGGGAGCTGGATGGGCGGTCCTACGAAGAGATCGCCGAGATGACCAACTGCAACCTCGGCACCGTGAAGTCGCGGCTGAATCGGGCCCGGGCGGCGTTCGCCGAGATCGTGGGGCCGGTGCTCTAG
- the holA gene encoding DNA polymerase III subunit delta, protein MPAATPRALRTAFDAGSFDPVYVLFGDEEYIKEEVLRLLVARAVDPSMRDFNVDVRRGPELDAAGLRSLLEQLPMLAERRVVIVREAQAIKKAPLGVLDGYLAKPSRDIVLVLVLSTGEEPPKQWPSRSTTCECKALSEDGVMKWITHYLHETLRGSITADAASLLVSHVGNDLAQLCGELDKLMSYTNGAEITADAVQAVVGVRHGETLADLLDCVATRDAKGALAMLPRVMSQPKTTGVSVVIALTAQTFALAWGAAARAGGMNPGTLSRAYFDVLREGGAFVGRPWSEAIQHWMKALPHWDAARCDRALELLLTTDLALKDTRASTEEQVLETLVLALCV, encoded by the coding sequence ATGCCGGCCGCCACTCCCCGCGCCCTCAGGACCGCCTTTGACGCCGGGTCATTTGACCCGGTGTACGTGCTGTTTGGCGACGAGGAGTACATCAAGGAAGAAGTCCTGCGCCTGCTGGTCGCGCGTGCCGTGGACCCGTCGATGCGGGACTTCAATGTCGACGTCCGGCGTGGGCCGGAACTTGACGCGGCCGGCCTGCGAAGCCTCCTCGAACAGCTGCCGATGCTGGCCGAGCGGCGCGTGGTCATCGTTCGTGAGGCGCAGGCGATCAAGAAGGCGCCACTGGGCGTGCTCGACGGCTATCTGGCGAAGCCCTCGCGCGACATCGTGCTGGTGCTCGTGCTGTCGACCGGCGAGGAACCGCCGAAGCAGTGGCCCTCGCGCAGCACCACGTGCGAATGCAAGGCACTCAGTGAAGACGGCGTGATGAAGTGGATCACGCATTACCTGCACGAGACCCTGCGCGGCAGCATCACCGCCGATGCCGCATCGCTTCTCGTGAGCCACGTGGGCAATGACCTGGCGCAGCTCTGCGGCGAACTGGACAAGCTGATGAGCTACACCAACGGCGCGGAGATCACGGCCGACGCGGTGCAGGCGGTGGTCGGGGTGCGGCACGGGGAGACGCTGGCCGACCTGCTGGATTGCGTGGCGACACGCGACGCAAAGGGCGCGCTGGCGATGTTGCCTCGCGTCATGTCGCAACCGAAGACCACGGGTGTCTCCGTGGTGATCGCGCTGACGGCGCAGACCTTCGCGCTCGCGTGGGGCGCGGCCGCGCGCGCCGGCGGGATGAACCCGGGCACCCTGAGCCGCGCGTACTTCGATGTCCTTCGCGAAGGGGGCGCGTTCGTGGGGCGGCCGTGGAGCGAGGCGATCCAGCACTGGATGAAGGCGCTGCCGCATTGGGATGCGGCGCGGTGTGATCGGGCGCTGGAGTTGTTGTTGACGACAGACCTGGCGTTGAAGGACACACGGGCGAGCACGGAAGAGCAGGTGCTGGAGACTCTTGTCTTGGCACTCTGCGTATGA
- a CDS encoding SPOR domain-containing protein, with amino-acid sequence MNDGDGKAGRALVDSALAAAPTGSPAYVEALYWRGVLAEEGDAARTDLLRVAIEFPLSPRASEALLRLAQLEFTRGDRMTALRHLDRLAREHPTAPSRAAGRYWAGRVLLEDGKPADACAALREGKRLAASSDIELINQIDYYARPCDAIEADAKARADSTAADSTRATTDTKRATADAKRSTGTKGKWSVQLAAYGSKSEAQALVKRLKARGVDARVTPTKPWRVRVGHYKSRADAAEAAREFSTRKSKAIVVEAEGR; translated from the coding sequence GTGAACGACGGCGACGGGAAGGCGGGGCGGGCGCTGGTGGATTCGGCGCTGGCGGCGGCGCCGACGGGATCGCCGGCGTACGTTGAGGCCCTCTATTGGCGCGGCGTGCTGGCCGAGGAAGGGGACGCGGCGCGCACCGACCTGCTGCGCGTGGCGATCGAATTTCCGCTGTCGCCGCGAGCGAGCGAGGCGCTGCTGCGGCTGGCCCAGCTGGAATTCACGCGGGGTGACCGCATGACCGCCTTGCGTCACCTCGACCGCCTGGCGCGCGAACATCCGACGGCGCCCTCCCGTGCCGCCGGGCGCTACTGGGCGGGGCGCGTGCTGCTCGAGGACGGCAAGCCGGCCGACGCCTGCGCAGCGCTGCGAGAAGGCAAGCGCCTGGCGGCGTCCTCCGACATCGAGTTGATCAACCAGATCGACTACTACGCGCGTCCGTGCGACGCGATCGAAGCCGACGCCAAGGCGCGAGCCGACTCGACCGCCGCCGACTCGACGCGCGCGACCACCGACACCAAGCGCGCGACCGCGGACGCCAAGCGCTCGACGGGCACGAAAGGCAAATGGTCCGTGCAGCTGGCGGCGTACGGCAGCAAGAGTGAGGCGCAGGCCCTGGTGAAGCGACTGAAGGCGCGCGGCGTGGATGCGCGCGTGACGCCGACCAAGCCGTGGCGCGTACGGGTTGGACACTACAAGTCACGCGCCGACGCGGCGGAAGCGGCGCGTGAGTTCAGCACCAGGAAATCGAAGGCGATTGTCGTCGAGGCGGAGGGGAGGTGA
- the mutS gene encoding DNA mismatch repair protein MutS, translating into MSRDQATPLMQQYREIKARHQHAILFFRMGDFFETFYEDAETASRVLGLTLTSRNNGGAAEVPLAGVPAKAVNEYVRRLVQQGYRVAICEQVEDPKLAKGIVKREVIETITPGAAFSDDLLDGARNNFLCAVRVEGERLGMAAADLSTGEFVLMVGARGDAGAMLGRLTPREVLVVAGDRASQDALHGLDVLLTERDAWEFDADMASDALAQHFRVQSLEGLGVGANDRVAVGAAGALLRYLRELQPGGVPHLARPVIERPGGTMPLDDMTRRNLELVESLRGGDSSGTLLSVLDRTQTPMGARALRQWILAPLTERVAIDARLDAVGAFVQDASARAAVREALDGVRDVERLSGKTAAGRATPRDLRALGDSLARLPSVHTALQRVPAVGLLQSLRDEWDDAVPIMTAIASTLVARPPLSIGDGETIAPGVDAALDELRTIMAGGKDAIAELQAQERARTGIGSLKVGYNRVFGYYIEITNANKDLVPADYQRRQTLTGAERYVTPALKEFEEKVLHATERSEQLERQLFEALRSQVAAEIGRLQVIAASLARLDVLTTLADVAAREGYVRPDVSDEFALEITAGRHPVVERMIARDQFIPNDVSLMADARMIILTGPNMAGKSTILRQIGLIALMAQMGCWVPATRARVGIADRVFTRVGASDNLVRGQSTFMVEMSETSAILHTATARSLVLLDEIGRGTSTWDGVSIAWAVSEHLHDRVGCKTVFATHYHELTQLADELVAVRNYNVAVREAGDEVLFLHRLQPGGADRSYGIEVGRLAGLPAPVIARARALLRLLEGEDLAGALTANTTENDGVRQKTAGGRGTGGGADKAAAQLGLFAAEPHPLLRQLATMDVNQMTPLDALARLATIIADAKRAVDARSSSERA; encoded by the coding sequence GTGAGCCGAGACCAGGCCACGCCGCTGATGCAGCAGTACCGGGAGATCAAGGCGCGGCACCAGCACGCGATCCTGTTCTTCCGGATGGGCGATTTCTTCGAGACGTTCTACGAAGACGCCGAAACGGCATCGCGGGTCCTGGGACTCACGCTGACCAGCCGCAACAACGGCGGCGCGGCCGAAGTGCCGCTGGCCGGCGTGCCGGCGAAGGCCGTGAACGAGTATGTGCGCCGCCTGGTGCAGCAAGGGTATCGCGTGGCGATCTGCGAGCAGGTGGAGGATCCCAAGCTCGCCAAGGGGATCGTGAAACGTGAAGTGATCGAGACGATCACGCCCGGCGCCGCGTTCAGCGACGACCTGCTGGACGGGGCGCGCAACAACTTCCTGTGCGCCGTGCGCGTGGAAGGGGAGCGCCTCGGCATGGCGGCCGCCGATCTCTCGACGGGCGAGTTCGTGCTGATGGTTGGCGCGCGCGGCGACGCGGGCGCAATGCTGGGCCGGCTGACGCCGCGCGAGGTGCTGGTGGTGGCGGGCGATCGCGCATCGCAGGACGCGCTGCATGGCCTCGACGTGTTGCTGACGGAACGCGACGCGTGGGAGTTCGACGCCGACATGGCGAGCGACGCGCTGGCGCAGCACTTCCGGGTGCAGTCGCTCGAAGGGCTTGGCGTGGGGGCGAACGACCGGGTGGCGGTGGGGGCAGCAGGCGCCCTGCTGCGCTACCTGCGTGAATTGCAGCCCGGCGGCGTGCCGCATCTCGCGCGCCCGGTGATCGAGCGTCCCGGCGGGACGATGCCGCTGGACGACATGACGCGGCGCAATCTCGAGCTCGTGGAGTCGCTGCGCGGTGGCGACAGCAGCGGCACGCTGCTGAGTGTGCTCGACCGGACGCAGACGCCAATGGGCGCGCGTGCGCTGCGCCAGTGGATCCTGGCGCCGCTCACCGAGCGCGTAGCGATTGACGCCCGCCTCGACGCGGTCGGTGCATTCGTACAGGACGCATCAGCGCGCGCAGCGGTGCGCGAGGCGCTGGACGGCGTGCGCGACGTGGAACGGCTCTCGGGCAAGACCGCCGCAGGGCGCGCCACGCCGCGCGACCTGCGCGCGTTGGGGGATTCGCTGGCGCGACTCCCCTCGGTGCACACGGCGCTGCAGCGCGTGCCGGCGGTGGGGCTGCTGCAATCACTGCGCGATGAGTGGGATGACGCCGTGCCCATCATGACGGCGATTGCATCGACGCTGGTTGCCCGCCCGCCGCTTTCGATTGGCGACGGGGAGACGATCGCCCCCGGCGTGGACGCCGCGCTCGACGAGTTGCGGACCATCATGGCCGGCGGCAAGGACGCCATCGCGGAATTGCAGGCGCAGGAGCGGGCGCGGACGGGCATTGGCTCGCTCAAGGTCGGGTATAACCGCGTCTTCGGGTATTACATCGAAATCACGAACGCCAACAAGGACCTGGTGCCGGCGGACTATCAGCGCCGGCAGACGCTGACCGGCGCCGAGCGGTATGTCACGCCGGCGCTGAAGGAATTTGAGGAGAAGGTGCTGCATGCGACCGAACGCAGCGAACAACTCGAACGACAGCTCTTTGAGGCGCTGCGGAGCCAGGTGGCAGCCGAGATCGGGCGACTGCAGGTGATTGCCGCATCACTCGCCCGCCTTGACGTGCTGACCACGCTGGCCGACGTGGCGGCGCGCGAGGGGTACGTGCGTCCCGACGTGAGCGACGAATTCGCCCTCGAGATCACCGCGGGGCGCCATCCTGTCGTGGAGCGGATGATAGCGCGTGACCAGTTCATTCCGAACGACGTGTCGTTGATGGCCGACGCCCGGATGATCATCCTGACCGGCCCGAACATGGCCGGCAAGAGCACCATCCTGCGGCAGATCGGGTTGATCGCGCTCATGGCGCAGATGGGGTGCTGGGTGCCCGCGACGCGGGCGCGGGTGGGGATTGCGGACCGCGTCTTCACGCGCGTGGGGGCGAGCGACAACCTGGTGCGCGGGCAGTCGACGTTCATGGTGGAGATGTCGGAGACCAGCGCGATCCTGCATACCGCGACGGCGCGCAGCCTGGTGCTGCTGGACGAGATCGGCCGTGGCACGTCGACGTGGGACGGCGTGAGCATTGCGTGGGCGGTAAGCGAGCACCTGCACGACCGCGTGGGGTGCAAGACGGTCTTCGCGACGCATTACCACGAACTGACCCAACTGGCCGATGAATTAGTAGCAGTTCGCAACTATAACGTCGCGGTGCGCGAGGCGGGCGACGAGGTGCTCTTCCTGCACCGGCTGCAGCCGGGCGGCGCGGATCGGTCGTACGGCATCGAGGTGGGGCGGCTGGCGGGGCTGCCGGCGCCGGTCATCGCGCGGGCGCGGGCATTGTTGCGGCTGCTCGAGGGGGAGGATCTGGCGGGGGCGTTGACGGCGAATACGACAGAAAACGACGGAGTACGACAGAAGACGGCAGGGGGGCGGGGGACGGGGGGAGGGGCGGACAAAGCGGCGGCGCAGCTGGGGCTCTTCGCTGCGGAACCGCATCCGCTGCTACGGCAGCTGGCGACCATGGACGTGAACCAGATGACGCCGCTGGATGCGTTGGCGCGGTTGGCTACCATCATTGCGGATGCGAAGCGCGCCGTCGATGCCCGGTCGTCTTCGGAGCGCGCATGA
- a CDS encoding energy transducer TonB: MKRLGWAATTMLAAACIDQSGAQRAIDAMLPSGTRPEVMPRLLNDPAPFVYPRAQYDARVDGDVLLRLWIDTSGTPVADSTAVQEHAIHVAFDSAALAGAPQLRFSPAMQTGRPVEVSVLLPVRFRRPEQAR; this comes from the coding sequence ATGAAGCGTCTTGGGTGGGCGGCCACAACGATGCTCGCGGCGGCGTGCATTGATCAGTCCGGCGCGCAGCGCGCCATCGACGCGATGCTGCCGAGCGGCACTCGGCCGGAGGTGATGCCCCGCCTGCTCAACGACCCCGCGCCGTTTGTCTATCCCAGAGCCCAGTACGATGCGCGGGTAGATGGCGACGTCCTGCTTCGCCTGTGGATTGACACAAGCGGCACGCCGGTGGCTGACTCGACAGCGGTGCAGGAGCACGCCATCCACGTCGCCTTTGACAGCGCCGCGCTGGCGGGGGCGCCCCAGTTGCGTTTCTCACCGGCGATGCAAACGGGTCGGCCGGTGGAGGTGTCCGTGCTCCTCCCAGTACGGTTTCGGAGACCGGAGCAAGCCAGATGA
- a CDS encoding pyridoxal-phosphate dependent enzyme yields MTAHERHRAPYENVLETIGWTPLIRLSRVTKGIVTPVYAKAEFFNPGGSVKDRIGLPIIEAAEKSGALQPGGTIVEGTSGNTGVGIAIAAALKGYKCIFTMPDKMSQEKVRLLKAFGAEVIITPTAVPPDHPDNYVIMAKRIAKETPNAILANQFYNEANPDAHFATTGPELWEQTNGRITHFVGAAGTGGTLTGTGRYLKSKNPKVQIIGGDPQGSILAEVWRSQGATTPEGAPYKVEGIGQDKVPGTLDMRVIDEYQTVSDRDAFAMARRLTREEGLFVGGSAGLITHAALNVARRVNDPNALVVTFLCDTGERYLSKLYNDEWMRENQLLDSEKAAIGQLLGAKTGDTPSVVSIAPGATVRQALRLMSQHDVSQLPVLDGVNCIGSVSESVLASRGLEDSKVLDRSVGDVMDAPFPVVEDGQPVDQVVKLVTKNNPAVLVRRNGTMAGILTRSDLLHFLMAR; encoded by the coding sequence ATGACCGCACACGAACGCCATCGCGCCCCGTACGAGAATGTCCTCGAGACCATCGGGTGGACGCCGCTGATCCGCCTGTCGCGGGTGACGAAGGGGATCGTCACCCCGGTCTACGCCAAGGCGGAGTTCTTCAATCCGGGCGGGTCGGTGAAGGACCGCATCGGCCTGCCGATCATCGAGGCGGCGGAGAAATCCGGCGCACTCCAGCCGGGCGGCACGATCGTCGAGGGGACGAGCGGCAACACCGGCGTGGGGATCGCGATCGCGGCCGCGCTCAAGGGCTACAAGTGCATCTTCACGATGCCCGACAAGATGTCGCAGGAGAAAGTGCGCCTGCTCAAGGCCTTCGGCGCCGAGGTGATCATCACACCGACGGCGGTGCCGCCGGATCATCCCGACAACTACGTGATCATGGCGAAGCGCATCGCGAAGGAAACGCCCAATGCGATCCTCGCCAACCAGTTCTACAACGAAGCCAACCCCGACGCGCATTTCGCGACCACGGGACCTGAGCTGTGGGAACAGACGAACGGGCGCATCACGCACTTCGTGGGCGCGGCAGGGACGGGCGGCACGCTGACGGGGACGGGGCGTTACCTGAAATCGAAGAACCCGAAGGTGCAGATCATTGGCGGCGACCCGCAGGGGTCGATCCTGGCCGAGGTCTGGCGCAGCCAGGGCGCGACGACGCCGGAAGGTGCGCCATACAAGGTCGAGGGGATCGGACAGGACAAGGTGCCGGGAACGCTCGACATGCGCGTGATTGACGAGTACCAGACGGTCAGCGATCGCGATGCGTTCGCGATGGCCCGGCGGCTCACACGCGAGGAAGGGCTCTTCGTCGGCGGATCGGCGGGGCTCATCACGCACGCCGCGCTCAACGTGGCGCGCCGCGTCAACGATCCCAACGCCCTGGTAGTGACGTTCCTCTGCGACACCGGGGAGCGCTACCTGTCGAAGCTCTACAACGACGAGTGGATGCGCGAGAACCAGCTGCTTGACAGCGAGAAAGCGGCCATTGGACAACTCCTCGGCGCCAAGACGGGCGACACGCCCTCGGTGGTGAGCATCGCCCCCGGGGCCACGGTGCGACAGGCGCTTCGCCTGATGAGCCAGCATGACGTGTCGCAACTTCCGGTGCTGGACGGGGTCAATTGCATCGGCTCCGTGAGCGAGAGCGTGCTGGCTTCGCGCGGGCTCGAGGATTCGAAGGTGCTCGACCGGAGCGTGGGCGACGTGATGGACGCCCCGTTCCCGGTGGTGGAGGACGGCCAGCCCGTGGATCAGGTGGTCAAGCTGGTGACGAAGAACAATCCGGCGGTGCTGGTGCGACGCAATGGCACGATGGCCGGCATCCTGACGCGGTCGGACCTGCTGCATTTCCTCATGGCACGGTGA
- a CDS encoding D-alanine--D-alanine ligase, producing the protein MKITVMMGGTSAERDVSLASGVRIVEALRRGGHTVTPIDPAVGMLSEREFAELAQGAMKREPPSLEQLKHFESAELSPVLGSLPAVRGADVVFLALHGGHGEDGTVQAMLDAAHVCYTGSGHLASALAMDKDLSKTLFRSAGVTTADWLMAPATAERVAAHLGWPVIVKPSKQGSTVGLTKVTSPETLDAAVREAFLYDDEVMIERFIPGRELTVGILGDTSLPVGEIIPKHELYDYECKYTAGMAREEFPAKLTKSQVAAVQAQARRAFRALKLHGYARIDFRMTEDGTFYCLEANTLPGMTELSLIPQAAAAAGVSFDELCERIVQLALHAKGGTSV; encoded by the coding sequence ATGAAGATCACGGTGATGATGGGCGGAACCTCCGCCGAGCGCGATGTGTCGCTCGCATCGGGGGTGCGGATCGTGGAGGCGCTGCGCCGCGGCGGGCACACGGTGACACCCATCGATCCAGCGGTTGGCATGCTGAGCGAACGGGAATTCGCGGAACTGGCGCAGGGCGCGATGAAGCGCGAGCCGCCGTCGCTGGAGCAGTTGAAGCATTTCGAGAGCGCCGAACTCAGTCCGGTGCTGGGATCGCTGCCGGCGGTGCGCGGGGCGGACGTGGTGTTCCTCGCCCTGCACGGCGGCCACGGCGAGGATGGCACCGTCCAGGCGATGCTCGACGCCGCGCACGTGTGCTACACCGGGAGTGGCCACCTGGCGAGCGCGCTCGCGATGGACAAGGACCTGTCAAAAACGCTGTTCCGCAGTGCGGGAGTCACCACCGCCGATTGGCTGATGGCGCCTGCGACCGCCGAACGCGTCGCGGCACACCTGGGGTGGCCGGTGATCGTCAAGCCGTCGAAGCAGGGATCAACCGTCGGGCTGACGAAGGTGACCTCCCCCGAAACGCTGGACGCCGCGGTGCGCGAGGCGTTCCTGTATGACGACGAAGTGATGATCGAGCGGTTCATCCCGGGGCGCGAACTGACCGTGGGGATCCTGGGTGACACGTCGCTTCCCGTCGGCGAGATCATTCCGAAGCACGAGTTGTACGACTACGAATGCAAGTACACGGCCGGCATGGCCCGCGAGGAGTTTCCGGCCAAGCTGACCAAGTCGCAGGTGGCGGCGGTGCAGGCGCAGGCGCGGCGGGCATTCCGGGCGCTCAAGCTGCACGGCTACGCCCGCATTGACTTCCGGATGACGGAAGACGGTACTTTCTACTGCCTGGAAGCGAACACGCTCCCGGGGATGACCGAGCTGAGCCTCATTCCACAGGCGGCAGCGGCCGCCGGGGTCTCCTTCGACGAGTTGTGCGAGCGCATCGTGCAGTTGGCACTGCACGCCAAGGGAGGAACGTCGGTATGA